One Vibrio penaeicida DNA segment encodes these proteins:
- a CDS encoding thiazole synthase: MLTIAGKTFESRLFTGTGKFSNSRVMSDAIIASGSQLATMALKRVDLDTKDDDILSPLIDNRIALLPNTSGAKNAKEAVFAAQLAREALGTKWLKLEIHPDPKYLMPDPIETLKAAEKLVEQGFIVLPYCHADPVLCKHLEEVGCAAVMPLGAPIGSNKGIATQDFLEIIIDQANVPVVVDAGIGAPSHAAKAMELGADAVLVNTAIAAAANPVQMARAFKLAVESGRLGYEAGLAGQVNHAVASSPLTSFLE, from the coding sequence GTGTTAACGATAGCAGGAAAAACATTTGAGTCTCGCTTATTCACAGGGACAGGGAAGTTTTCAAATAGCCGTGTAATGAGCGATGCCATTATTGCCTCTGGCTCCCAGCTTGCGACGATGGCGTTAAAGAGGGTGGATCTCGATACAAAGGATGACGACATACTTTCTCCACTCATCGACAATAGAATAGCTTTACTGCCAAATACATCGGGCGCAAAGAATGCGAAAGAAGCGGTATTTGCTGCTCAGTTAGCGCGTGAAGCTTTGGGTACAAAGTGGCTTAAATTGGAAATTCATCCAGACCCTAAGTATCTAATGCCCGATCCTATTGAGACGCTAAAAGCAGCGGAAAAGTTGGTTGAACAGGGATTCATCGTATTACCTTATTGCCACGCTGATCCGGTACTTTGTAAACATCTTGAGGAAGTGGGTTGTGCTGCGGTAATGCCTTTAGGAGCACCTATTGGTTCAAACAAGGGTATCGCGACACAGGACTTTCTGGAAATCATTATCGACCAAGCGAATGTTCCGGTTGTTGTAGATGCAGGCATAGGTGCACCTTCTCACGCAGCAAAAGCCATGGAGCTTGGAGCGGACGCGGTATTGGTAAACACGGCAATTGCCGCCGCGGCTAATCCCGTTCAAATGGCTAGAGCCTTCAAGCTTGCCGTTGAAAGTGGGCGCCTAGGCTACGAAGCTGGCTTGGCGGGGCAAGTGAATCACGCTGTTGCATCTAGCCCACTCACATCATTCCTGGAGTGA
- the thiS gene encoding sulfur carrier protein ThiS produces MSTLKITFNGEPISISDEMTLVDLLENKKIELVGIAIAVNQEVQTKTMWSDTRLKAGDDVVVFRAIAGG; encoded by the coding sequence ATGAGTACGTTAAAAATTACTTTTAATGGCGAGCCTATTTCGATTTCAGATGAAATGACGCTTGTCGATTTGCTGGAAAACAAAAAAATTGAACTCGTGGGCATTGCAATCGCAGTTAACCAAGAAGTTCAAACCAAAACAATGTGGTCTGATACTCGCTTAAAAGCGGGTGACGATGTTGTGGTATTTAGAGCGATTGCCGGAGGTTAA
- a CDS encoding HesA/MoeB/ThiF family protein produces the protein MTITDSEFLRYQRQVALPEIGELGQAKLRNSSILVVGCGGLGCSAIQHLAASGIGHLIIADDDVVEVSNLPRQILYSSDEIGLAKVDATKKAIAKINSDVRVRAINKKLLGSRLELECMQADIVLDCSDNFETRQEINRACHKSKTPLVSGAAIGWEGQLATFTYQDSDPCYHCLYPINESQPNTRCSESGVVGPVVGIIGTHQALVAIRLVTLERDLANRLTLFDGLSMQFHQFAIPKDNACSVCNSTFDTQGK, from the coding sequence GTGACGATTACAGATTCTGAGTTTCTGAGATATCAGCGTCAGGTAGCGTTACCTGAGATTGGAGAGCTCGGACAAGCAAAGCTTAGAAATTCGAGCATTCTAGTTGTTGGGTGTGGTGGGTTAGGGTGTTCTGCCATTCAGCATCTTGCTGCTTCGGGTATAGGTCATCTTATTATTGCTGATGATGATGTTGTTGAAGTGAGTAACCTCCCGAGGCAAATACTCTACTCAAGTGACGAGATAGGACTAGCCAAGGTAGATGCAACAAAAAAAGCTATTGCCAAAATCAATTCTGATGTGCGCGTTCGTGCTATCAACAAGAAACTTCTGGGTAGTCGGCTTGAACTTGAATGTATGCAAGCGGATATCGTTTTAGACTGCAGCGATAACTTTGAAACGCGACAAGAAATTAATCGAGCGTGTCATAAATCAAAAACACCTTTGGTATCTGGTGCAGCAATCGGCTGGGAAGGTCAATTAGCTACTTTCACGTATCAAGACTCAGATCCTTGCTATCACTGTTTATATCCAATCAATGAGTCACAACCCAATACGCGCTGCTCAGAATCCGGTGTGGTGGGACCTGTCGTAGGAATTATTGGAACTCATCAAGCTCTCGTCGCCATTCGTTTAGTCACATTAGAACGAGACTTAGCGAACCGTCTTACATTATTTGATGGCTTATCTATGCAGTTCCATCAATTTGCTATTCCAAAAGACAACGCGTGCAGTGTGTGCAACTCAACTTTTGATACTCAAGGAAAATAA